In the genome of Megalops cyprinoides isolate fMegCyp1 chromosome 7, fMegCyp1.pri, whole genome shotgun sequence, one region contains:
- the ngrn gene encoding neugrin: MYKVPERVNLAPGLPPWSVFHANMLSRVLPSLMALNLGTEGHAFRVAGGGCRHASRNSRVWAEEKAAYPDPVLKRMGRKDEFTEDPEMADPEEKVLALVREERRRQRAIKFHRIRKQLTTPGAPERRLTRDAMEQIRYLKQEFPEEWTVPRLAEGFSVSPDVIFRVLRSKFIPSPERQAKQDSKVLARMRQQTTLVGGPQGLPGGPAAVLPAGAGSALTTLGRQSLSPGLDIVETVPSSGSDRPVSLGPLLPQHSHSQHSHSVSPAVKAPQEEPHSESQATVAREEEEEDWDGQVLSDKEMEELAAVCTEQKGHVVQKGREFFDSEGNFLYRV, translated from the exons ATGTACAAGGTTCCAGAACGGGTTAACCTGGCACCAGGTCTCCCCCCGTGGTCAGTCTTCCATGCCAACATGCTCTCCAGGGTTCTCCCTTCTCTAATGGCCCTCAACCTGGGCACAGAAGGGCATGCTTTCAGGGTGGCTGGAGGGGGCTGTCGCCATGCCAGCCGTAATTCCAGAGTCTGGGCGGAAGAGAAGGCGGCTTACCCTGACCCGGTCCTCAAGAGAATGGGGAGGAAGGATGAGTTTACAGAAGACCCAGAGATGGCAGATCCAGAAGAAAAGGTCCTAGCGTTGGTCAG ggaggagaggagaaggcaGAGAGCTATCAAGTTCCACAGGATTCGAAAGCAGCTCACCACTCCTGGGGCCCCAGAAAGGAGACTAACTCGGGATGCCATGGAACAGATCAG GTACCTGAAACAGGAGTTCCCGGAGGAGTGGACTGTGCCCCGGCTGGCTGAGGGCTTCTCCGTCAGTCCCGACGTCATCTTTAGAGTCCTGAGGAGCAAGTTCATCCCCTCTCCAGAGAGACAGGCCAAGCAGGACTCCAAGGTGCTGGCCAGAATGCGGCAGCAGACGACCCTTGTAGGTGGTCCCCAGGGCCTGCCGGGAGGCCCTGCTGCTGTCCTCCCTGCAGGTGCAGGTAGCGCCCTCACCACCTTGGGCCGTCAGAGCCTGAGCCCTGGCCTGGACATAGTCGAAACAGTGCCCTCCAGTGGGAGTGACAGGCCTGTCTCTCTCGGTCCACTTCTGCCCCAGCATTCTCACTCACAGCATTCTCATTCTGTCTCACCTGCCGTAAAAGCCCCACAAGAGGAGCCCCACAGCGAGAGCCAGGCCACTGTTGCCcgcgaggaagaggaggaggactggGATGGGCAGGTTCTTTCAGATAAAGAGATG